In a single window of the Atlantibacter hermannii genome:
- the hisJ gene encoding histidine ABC transporter, substrate-binding periplasmic protein, translating to MSSLSITEKRQQEIAFTDKLYAADSRLVVRKDSDIEPNLEKLKGKRVGVLQGTTQETYGNVHWAPKGVEIVSYQGQDNIYSDLTAGRIDAAFQDEVAASEGFLKQPVGKDYKFGGPSIKDEKLFGVGTGMGIRKEDNELREALNKAFAEMRADGTYEKLAKKYFDFNVYGE from the coding sequence ATGTCGTCGCTCTCCATCACAGAAAAACGCCAGCAGGAAATCGCCTTCACTGACAAACTCTACGCCGCAGACTCACGTCTGGTGGTGAGAAAGGATTCTGATATTGAACCGAATCTCGAGAAGCTGAAAGGCAAACGCGTCGGTGTGTTGCAGGGTACGACGCAGGAAACCTATGGCAACGTGCACTGGGCACCGAAAGGGGTTGAGATTGTCTCCTATCAGGGCCAGGACAACATTTACTCCGACCTGACCGCTGGCCGTATCGATGCAGCATTCCAGGATGAAGTCGCGGCCAGCGAAGGCTTCCTGAAACAGCCAGTCGGTAAAGATTACAAGTTCGGCGGTCCGTCTATTAAAGACGAGAAACTCTTCGGCGTGGGCACCGGTATGGGCATCCGTAAAGAAGATAACGAGCTGCGTGAAGCGCTGAATAAAGCCTTTGCTGAAATGCGCGCCGATGGCACCTATGAAAAACTGGCGAAGAAGTATTTCGACTTTAATGTTTACGGCGAGTAA
- the hisQ gene encoding histidine ABC transporter permease — protein MLYGFSQVILKGAIVTLELALSSVILAVLIGLLGAAGKLSRNRLLALLFEAYTTLIRGVPDLVLMLLIFYGLQIALNTVTDALGLAQFDIDPMVAGIITLGFIYGAYFTETFRGAFMAVPKGHIEAATAFGFTNAQTFRRILFPAMMRFALPGIGNNWQVILKATALVSLLGLEDVVKATQLAGKSTWEPFYFAIVCGVIYLVFTTASNGVLLLLERRYTVGVKRADL, from the coding sequence ATGCTTTATGGGTTTTCACAAGTTATCTTAAAAGGGGCTATCGTCACGCTTGAACTGGCGTTGAGCTCCGTTATCCTGGCAGTTCTCATCGGCCTTCTGGGGGCGGCGGGAAAATTATCGCGTAATCGCCTGCTGGCGCTGTTGTTCGAAGCCTACACCACGCTGATCCGCGGCGTGCCCGATCTGGTTTTGATGCTACTTATTTTTTACGGTCTGCAGATTGCCCTGAATACCGTGACTGACGCGCTGGGACTGGCGCAATTTGATATCGATCCGATGGTGGCGGGGATAATTACGCTGGGTTTTATCTACGGCGCTTATTTTACCGAAACCTTTCGCGGCGCGTTTATGGCCGTGCCGAAAGGGCATATTGAAGCGGCTACCGCCTTCGGCTTCACCAATGCGCAAACTTTCCGCCGCATTTTGTTTCCCGCGATGATGCGCTTTGCGCTCCCCGGGATTGGCAATAACTGGCAGGTGATCCTCAAAGCGACGGCGCTGGTCTCCTTGCTTGGGCTTGAAGACGTGGTTAAAGCCACGCAACTGGCGGGTAAAAGCACCTGGGAGCCGTTCTATTTCGCCATCGTCTGCGGCGTGATTTATTTAGTGTTTACCACTGCTTCTAATGGCGTGCTGCTCTTGCTGGAGCGTCGCTATACGGTGGGCGTGAAGAGGGCTGACCTGTGA
- the hisM gene encoding histidine transport system permease HisM, translating to MIEIIQEYWKSLLWTDGYRFTGVAITLWLLISSVVMGGILAVFLAIGRVSSNKFIQFPIWLFTYIFRGTPLYVQLLVFYSGMYTLEVVKGTELLNAFFRSGLNCTVLALTLNTCAYTTEIFAGAIRSVPHGEIEAARAYGFSRFKMYRCIILPSALRIALPAYSNEVILMLHSTALAFTATVPDLLKIARDINSATYQPFTAFGIAAVLYLIISYVLISLFRRAEKRWLGHVKPASSH from the coding sequence GTGATCGAAATTATTCAGGAATACTGGAAATCCCTTTTGTGGACGGACGGCTACCGGTTTACCGGGGTGGCCATCACGCTGTGGCTGCTAATTTCCTCGGTGGTGATGGGCGGCATTCTGGCTGTGTTTCTGGCTATTGGCCGCGTCTCAAGCAATAAATTTATCCAGTTTCCGATCTGGTTGTTTACCTATATTTTTCGCGGTACGCCGCTGTATGTGCAGCTGCTGGTTTTCTATTCCGGCATGTATACCCTTGAAGTCGTAAAAGGCACCGAGTTGTTGAATGCCTTTTTCCGCAGCGGCCTGAACTGTACCGTCCTGGCTTTGACGCTCAACACCTGCGCATATACTACGGAAATTTTCGCCGGGGCGATCCGTTCCGTGCCGCACGGCGAAATTGAAGCGGCGCGCGCTTATGGTTTTTCGCGATTCAAAATGTATCGCTGCATTATTCTGCCCTCGGCGTTACGTATTGCCCTGCCGGCTTACAGCAACGAGGTGATTTTAATGCTGCACTCTACGGCGCTGGCCTTTACCGCCACCGTGCCGGATTTGCTGAAAATCGCCCGCGACATCAACTCGGCGACCTACCAGCCGTTTACCGCTTTCGGCATCGCGGCGGTACTCTATTTGATTATTTCCTATGTTCTGATCAGCCTGTTCCGCCGCGCGGAAAAACGCTGGTTAGGGCATGTTAAACCTGCTTCATCGCACTGA
- the hisP_1 gene encoding histidine/lysine/arginine/ornithine transporter subunit, whose protein sequence is MSDNKLNVTDLHKRYGEHEVLKGVSLKANAGDVISIIGSSGSGKSTFLRCINFLRKTE, encoded by the coding sequence ATGTCTGACAATAAATTAAACGTTACCGACCTGCACAAACGCTACGGCGAGCATGAAGTGCTAAAAGGGGTCTCGCTTAAGGCCAACGCCGGGGATGTGATCAGCATCATCGGTTCCTCAGGCTCGGGTAAAAGTACCTTTTTGCGCTGCATTAACTTCCTCCGAAAAACCGAGTGA
- the hisP_2 gene encoding histidine/lysine/arginine/ornithine transporter subunit, protein MVNNENIGLVRDKDGQLKVADKNQLRLLRTRLTMVFQHFNLWSHMTVLENVMEAPVQVLGLSKQQARERAVKYLEKVGIDARAQGKYPVHLSGGQQQRVSIARALAMEPEVLLFDEPTSALDPELVGEVLRIMQKLAEEGKTMVVVTHEMEFARHVSSHVIFLHQGKIEEEGAPEELFNNPKSQRLQQFLKGSLK, encoded by the coding sequence GTGGTCAATAACGAAAATATTGGCCTGGTGCGCGACAAAGACGGTCAACTTAAAGTCGCGGATAAAAATCAGCTGCGCCTGTTGCGCACCCGTTTGACCATGGTGTTTCAGCACTTCAATCTGTGGAGCCATATGACGGTGCTGGAAAATGTGATGGAAGCGCCGGTGCAGGTGCTGGGACTGAGCAAACAGCAAGCCCGCGAGCGCGCCGTGAAATACCTCGAGAAAGTGGGCATTGACGCCCGCGCCCAGGGAAAATACCCGGTGCACCTTTCCGGCGGCCAGCAGCAGCGCGTGTCTATCGCCCGCGCATTAGCGATGGAGCCGGAAGTGCTGTTGTTCGATGAGCCTACCTCGGCGCTCGATCCGGAGCTGGTGGGCGAAGTGTTGCGCATTATGCAAAAGCTGGCCGAAGAAGGGAAAACCATGGTGGTGGTGACCCACGAAATGGAGTTTGCCCGCCACGTTTCCAGCCATGTGATTTTTCTGCATCAGGGTAAAATCGAAGAAGAGGGTGCGCCGGAGGAGTTGTTTAATAACCCGAAGAGCCAGCGCTTACAGCAGTTTCTTAAAGGTTCGCTGAAGTAA
- the yfcH gene encoding NAD(P)-binding Rossmann-fold domain, with amino-acid sequence MNILVTGGTGLIGRHLVPRLFALGHNVTVVTRDPDKARARLDERINIWKGLSDAQDLDAFDAVINLAGEPIADKRWTAAQKQRLCQSRWQITQRLVTLIKASDNPPSVLISGSATGYYGDLGEVVVTEDEPPHNEFTHKLCAKWEQIASQAQSDKTRVCLLRTGAVFAPEGGMLGKIVPLFRLGLGGPMGSGRQYLAWIHVDDMVNGILWLLNNDLRGPFNMVSPYPVRNEQFAHTLGHVLSRPTVLRAPATAIRLMMGESAVLVLGGQRALPKRLEESGFGFRWFDLEEALHDVVR; translated from the coding sequence ATGAATATTCTGGTTACCGGCGGCACGGGCCTGATTGGCCGCCATCTGGTTCCACGCTTGTTTGCGCTTGGGCACAACGTGACGGTGGTGACGCGCGATCCGGACAAAGCGCGCGCGCGGCTCGACGAGCGCATCAACATCTGGAAAGGCTTGTCCGACGCACAGGATCTTGACGCCTTCGACGCCGTGATCAACCTTGCCGGCGAACCCATCGCAGACAAACGCTGGACGGCGGCGCAAAAACAGCGGCTGTGCCAGAGCCGCTGGCAGATAACCCAGCGCCTCGTCACGCTGATTAAAGCCAGTGATAACCCGCCTTCGGTGCTGATTTCCGGCTCGGCGACGGGCTATTACGGCGATCTTGGCGAGGTGGTGGTCACCGAGGATGAGCCGCCGCATAACGAGTTCACCCATAAGCTGTGCGCGAAATGGGAGCAGATCGCAAGCCAGGCGCAGAGCGATAAAACCCGGGTTTGTTTGTTGCGTACCGGCGCGGTCTTTGCCCCGGAAGGCGGCATGTTGGGGAAAATCGTGCCGCTGTTTCGCCTGGGGCTCGGCGGGCCGATGGGTAGCGGGCGTCAATACCTGGCCTGGATCCACGTCGACGATATGGTGAACGGCATTCTCTGGCTGCTGAATAACGACTTGCGCGGCCCGTTCAATATGGTGTCGCCGTATCCGGTGCGCAATGAACAGTTTGCCCATACGCTGGGGCATGTTTTGAGCCGCCCGACCGTTCTTCGCGCGCCCGCAACCGCCATCAGGCTGATGATGGGCGAGTCAGCGGTGCTGGTGCTGGGCGGGCAACGGGCGCTACCGAAACGGCTGGAGGAGTCTGGCTTTGGCTTCCGCTGGTTCGATCTGGAAGAAGCGCTGCATGATGTGGTGCGCTAA
- the folX gene encoding D-erythro-7,8-dihydroneopterin triphosphate epimerase: MSQPDAIIRIKNLRLRAFVGIKDEEIAHRQDILINVAIHYPAGKARFSEDIQDALNYRTVTKAIIHHVENNRFSLLEKLTQDVLDIAREHHWVTYAEVEIDKLHALRYADSVSMTMSWQR, translated from the coding sequence ATGTCACAGCCGGACGCCATCATTCGTATAAAAAATCTGCGCCTGCGCGCTTTTGTTGGCATTAAGGATGAAGAAATCGCCCACCGGCAGGATATCCTGATTAACGTGGCGATTCATTATCCCGCCGGGAAAGCGCGGTTCAGCGAAGATATTCAGGACGCGTTAAATTACCGCACCGTCACGAAAGCCATCATTCATCACGTTGAGAATAACCGTTTCTCGTTACTGGAAAAATTAACTCAGGATGTGCTCGATATCGCACGTGAACATCACTGGGTCACATATGCTGAAGTCGAAATCGATAAACTTCACGCGCTACGCTATGCCGACTCCGTCTCCATGACGATGAGCTGGCAGCGCTAA
- the yfcG_1 gene encoding putative glutathione S-transferase: MIDLYYAPTPNGHKITIFLEEAGLEYRLHRVDISKGEQFQPAFLAISPNNKIPAIVDRDPADGGEPISLFESGAILLYLAEKTGKLLSGELRERQTTLQWLFWQMAGFGPMLGQNHHFNHFAPQPVPYAIERYQVEAQRLYGVLNKRLESSPWLGGNHYSIADIATYPWVASHERQRIPLENYPAVSNWFERIRNRPATLAAWKKAEVV, encoded by the coding sequence ATGATCGATCTGTATTACGCCCCAACGCCAAACGGCCATAAAATCACGATCTTCCTTGAGGAGGCCGGGCTGGAGTACCGCCTGCACCGCGTCGATATCAGCAAAGGCGAGCAATTCCAGCCCGCCTTTCTGGCGATTTCACCGAACAATAAAATCCCCGCGATTGTCGATCGCGATCCGGCAGACGGCGGCGAGCCGATTAGTCTGTTTGAATCAGGCGCGATTTTGCTGTACCTCGCCGAGAAAACTGGAAAACTACTGAGCGGCGAACTGCGCGAGCGGCAAACCACGCTGCAATGGTTATTCTGGCAGATGGCGGGCTTTGGCCCGATGCTCGGCCAGAATCATCATTTCAATCATTTCGCGCCGCAGCCGGTGCCGTATGCCATTGAGCGTTACCAGGTTGAAGCCCAGCGCCTGTATGGCGTGCTGAACAAACGGCTGGAAAGCTCGCCCTGGCTTGGCGGAAACCATTACAGCATCGCTGATATTGCGACTTATCCCTGGGTGGCCTCACATGAACGCCAGCGCATTCCTCTGGAAAACTATCCTGCCGTAAGCAACTGGTTTGAGCGCATTCGCAACCGGCCAGCGACGCTGGCGGCATGGAAAAAAGCGGAGGTGGTCTAA
- the yfcF gene encoding putative glutathione S-transferase has protein sequence MSQPAITLWSDANYFSPYVMSVYVALKEKGLTFTLKTVDLESGQHQQADWQGFNLTRRVPLLDIDGFLLSESSAIDEYLEERFAPPVWERIYPHDREKRALARQVQAWIRSDLMPIREERATDVVFASAKRPPLSEAGQEAAQKLFAIAGHLLRDGQQNLFGEWCIADTDLALMINRLALHGDAVPGALADYAAFQWQRASVQRYVALSAKQAG, from the coding sequence ATGAGCCAGCCCGCGATAACACTTTGGTCCGATGCGAATTATTTCAGTCCGTACGTGATGTCGGTTTATGTCGCACTCAAGGAGAAAGGCCTGACGTTTACGCTAAAAACCGTGGATTTAGAGAGCGGGCAACACCAGCAAGCCGACTGGCAGGGGTTTAACCTGACGCGTCGTGTGCCGCTGCTGGATATCGATGGCTTCCTGCTTAGCGAATCCTCGGCGATAGATGAATATCTGGAAGAACGATTCGCGCCGCCCGTGTGGGAACGCATTTATCCGCATGACCGGGAAAAGCGCGCCCTGGCCCGCCAGGTACAGGCCTGGATCCGCAGCGACCTGATGCCGATTCGTGAAGAGCGTGCCACCGACGTTGTGTTTGCCAGCGCGAAACGCCCACCGTTAAGTGAGGCAGGGCAGGAGGCGGCGCAAAAACTGTTTGCCATCGCCGGTCATTTGCTGCGTGACGGGCAGCAAAATCTATTTGGTGAATGGTGTATTGCCGATACCGATCTGGCGCTGATGATAAACCGTCTGGCGCTTCACGGTGATGCGGTGCCGGGCGCGCTGGCTGATTATGCCGCCTTCCAGTGGCAACGGGCGTCGGTTCAGCGTTACGTGGCACTCTCTGCTAAGCAAGCGGGCTGA
- the yfcE gene encoding putative phosphodiesterase, which produces MKLMFASDIHGSLPATERIVTLFEESGAQWLILLGDLLNHGPRNALPDGYAPAQVAERLNALAPKIIAVRGNCDSEVDQMLLKFPITAPWQQVLLGEPRLFLTHGHLFHPENLPPLNERDVLVYGHTHIPVARRGDACTLFNPGSVSIPKGGLRRATVC; this is translated from the coding sequence ATGAAACTGATGTTCGCATCAGATATTCATGGTTCTCTGCCTGCCACGGAACGGATTGTCACACTGTTCGAAGAGAGCGGCGCGCAATGGCTTATTCTGTTGGGCGATCTGTTAAATCACGGGCCGCGCAACGCCCTGCCTGACGGCTATGCGCCCGCACAAGTCGCGGAACGCCTTAATGCGTTAGCGCCGAAAATTATTGCCGTGCGCGGAAACTGCGACAGCGAAGTGGATCAAATGCTGCTGAAATTTCCCATCACCGCGCCATGGCAACAGGTGTTGTTGGGAGAGCCGCGGCTTTTTTTAACGCACGGACATCTCTTCCATCCGGAAAATCTGCCACCTTTAAATGAGCGTGATGTGCTGGTCTATGGTCATACTCATATACCGGTTGCCCGTCGCGGGGATGCCTGTACGTTGTTTAATCCGGGTTCGGTCAGCATTCCGAAAGGCGGTTTGCGCCGAGCTACGGTATGCTAA
- the yfcD gene encoding NUDIX hydrolase, whose protein sequence is MVEQNHLAGQEWVDIVNEDNEVIAQCSREQMRAERLRHRATYIVVHDGMGKILVQRRTEHKDFLPGMLDATAGGVVQSEETMLDSARREAEEELGIAGVPFAEHGLFYFEDEHCRVWGALFSCVSHGPFALQEEEVSEVFWMVPEEITARCDEFTPDSLKALALWMTRNARNEKQSDAVTE, encoded by the coding sequence ATGGTTGAGCAGAATCATTTGGCGGGGCAGGAATGGGTCGATATTGTCAATGAAGACAATGAGGTAATCGCCCAGTGCAGTCGCGAACAGATGCGCGCAGAGCGCCTGAGACACCGGGCGACGTATATCGTCGTCCACGACGGCATGGGTAAAATTTTGGTGCAGCGGCGTACTGAGCACAAAGATTTCCTGCCGGGAATGCTGGATGCCACGGCGGGAGGCGTTGTTCAGTCTGAAGAAACCATGCTGGATTCGGCCCGTCGCGAAGCTGAAGAAGAGCTGGGCATAGCCGGCGTACCGTTTGCCGAGCACGGGCTGTTCTATTTTGAAGATGAACACTGCCGGGTGTGGGGCGCGCTGTTTAGCTGCGTTTCCCATGGGCCGTTCGCCCTGCAGGAAGAAGAGGTTAGCGAGGTGTTTTGGATGGTGCCGGAAGAGATCACCGCCCGTTGCGATGAATTTACCCCGGACTCGCTCAAGGCGCTGGCGCTGTGGATGACGCGTAATGCCAGGAATGAAAAGCAATCCGATGCGGTAACGGAATAG
- the pta_1 gene encoding phosphate acetyltransferase has translation MRRLTSKAAPRPDLSEIFDDSNKAKVINIDAKQLQAVSPLPVLGAVPWSFDLIATRAIDMARHLKATVVNEGDIKTRRVKSVTFCARSIPHMLEHFRAGSLLVTSADRPDVLVAASLAAMNGVEIGAVLLTGGYEMDARISKLCERAFATGLPVFMVNTNTWQTSLSLQSFNLEVPVDDHERIEKVQEYVASHIDAEWIESLTASSERSRRLSPPAFRYQLTELARKAGKRVVLPEGDEPRTVKAAAICAERGIATCVLLGNPDEITRVAAAQGVELGTGIEIVDPEVVRESYVARLVELRKSKGMTEAVAREQLEDNVVLGTLMLEQDEVDGLVSGAVHTTANTIRPPLQLIKTAPGSSLVSSVFFMLLPEQVYVYGDCAINPDPTAEQLAEIAIQSADSAAAFGIDPRVAMLSYSTGTSGAGSDVEKVREATRIAQEKRPDLVIDGPLQYDAAVMADVAQSKAPNSPVAGRATVFIFPDLNTGNTTYKAVQRSADLISIGPMLQGMRKPVNDLSRGALVDDIVYTIALTAIQSAQQQ, from the coding sequence CCGCACCCCGTCCTGATCTGTCGGAAATCTTTGATGATTCCAACAAAGCGAAAGTCATCAACATTGATGCGAAGCAGCTGCAAGCGGTTAGCCCGCTGCCGGTGCTGGGCGCGGTGCCGTGGAGTTTCGATCTGATCGCGACCCGCGCTATCGATATGGCTCGCCACCTGAAAGCGACTGTGGTTAACGAAGGCGATATCAAAACTCGCCGCGTCAAATCCGTAACCTTCTGTGCGCGCAGCATTCCTCACATGCTGGAGCACTTCCGCGCAGGTTCATTGCTGGTGACGTCTGCAGACCGTCCTGACGTGCTGGTTGCAGCAAGCCTTGCCGCCATGAACGGCGTGGAAATCGGCGCCGTACTGCTGACCGGCGGTTACGAAATGGACGCCCGTATCAGCAAGCTGTGCGAGCGCGCATTTGCCACCGGCCTGCCGGTATTTATGGTGAACACCAACACCTGGCAAACCTCTCTGAGCCTGCAGAGCTTCAATCTGGAAGTGCCGGTTGATGACCACGAGCGTATTGAGAAAGTACAGGAATACGTGGCCAGCCATATCGACGCTGAGTGGATTGAATCCCTGACCGCCAGCTCCGAGCGCAGCCGTCGTCTGTCTCCGCCAGCCTTCCGTTATCAGCTCACCGAGCTGGCGCGTAAAGCGGGCAAACGTGTTGTTCTGCCGGAAGGCGACGAACCGCGTACCGTCAAAGCTGCGGCAATTTGTGCTGAACGCGGCATCGCGACCTGCGTGCTGTTAGGCAACCCGGATGAAATCACCCGCGTTGCGGCGGCACAGGGCGTTGAACTGGGCACCGGCATTGAAATCGTCGATCCGGAAGTGGTTCGCGAAAGCTATGTTGCGCGTCTGGTTGAGCTGCGTAAGAGCAAAGGCATGACCGAAGCGGTAGCTCGCGAGCAACTGGAAGACAACGTTGTGCTGGGCACTCTGATGCTGGAGCAGGACGAAGTAGACGGTCTGGTTTCTGGCGCGGTTCATACCACCGCCAACACCATCCGTCCGCCGTTGCAGCTGATTAAAACCGCGCCGGGAAGCTCACTGGTTTCTTCCGTGTTCTTCATGCTGCTGCCGGAACAGGTTTACGTTTACGGCGACTGCGCCATCAACCCGGACCCGACCGCAGAACAACTGGCTGAAATCGCGATTCAGTCTGCTGATTCCGCTGCCGCGTTTGGTATTGACCCGCGCGTTGCCATGCTTTCCTACTCCACCGGCACCTCAGGCGCAGGCAGCGATGTAGAGAAAGTTCGTGAAGCAACCCGTATCGCTCAGGAAAAACGTCCGGACCTGGTCATCGACGGCCCGCTGCAGTACGACGCTGCGGTTATGGCTGACGTTGCGCAGTCTAAAGCGCCGAACTCACCGGTTGCTGGCCGTGCTACCGTGTTCATCTTCCCGGATCTGAACACCGGTAACACCACGTACAAAGCGGTACAGCGCTCTGCTGACCTGATCTCCATCGGGCCGATGCTGCAAGGCATGCGTAAACCGGTTAACGACCTGTCTCGTGGCGCGCTGGTTGACGATATCGTCTACACCATCGCCCTGACCGCGATCCAGTCTGCACAACAGCAGTAA